The following proteins are encoded in a genomic region of Fusarium keratoplasticum isolate Fu6.1 chromosome 9, whole genome shotgun sequence:
- a CDS encoding putative gamma-glutamylcyclotransferase produces the protein MSGDNTAFFYGTLMAPEVFFSVCYGDKNPPKVIKDLHTFTPAILEGYCRHRVQFADYPGVIAEKGHTVLGIYATGLTDANVQKLDNFEGSEYTKTAVQVKLMKKDGDKTSEGERKETSVYVFNNPSHLEKVEWDFEEFRKEKMQFWTRGGWAFDAGKSLILIRKATFADATGPETADQIPDN, from the exons ATGAGTGGAGACAACACCGCCTTCTTCTACG GCACACTG ATGGCCCCTGAGGTCTTCTTCAGTGTCTGCTACGGAGACAAGAATCCccccaaggtcatcaaggacctGCACACATTCACTCCGGCCATCCTGGAGGGGTACTGCCGCCACCGAGTTCAGTTCGCCGACTATCCTGGTGTTATCGCGGAGAAGGGACACACCGTTCTCGGTATCTACGCTACTGGACTCACAGACGCCAACGTCCAGAAGCTCGACAACTTTGAGGGATCCGAGTACACCAAGACGGCCGTCCAGGTTaagttgatgaagaaggatggaGACAAGACCAGCGAGGGTGAGCGCAAGGAGACCTCGGTCTACGTCTTTAACAATCCCTCGCACCTGGAGAAGGTCGAATGGGACTTTGAGGAGTTCCGAAAGGAGAAGATGCAGTTCTGGACCCGAGGCGGCTGGGCGTTCGATGCAGGCAAGTCTCTCATTCTCATTCGCAAGGCCACCTTTGCTGACGCCACTGGACCAGAGACGGCCGATCAGATTCCCGACAACTAA